CCGCTGATCGTCCCGGCGATCGGCGTGATCACGGCGATGCTCGGCATCTTCGCGGTGGCCCCCCGCCGCTCGGACCGCAGCGGCATGAGCGCCATCAACCGCGGGTTCTTCATCTCCGCGGTGATCTCGCTGGTGCTGGTGGCGGTCGCCGTCTTCACCTACCTGCCGTCCTCGTACGCCGACCTGAACGGCGTCACCGACGCGGCGATCCAGGGCAAGAGCGGCGACCCGCGGGTCCTCGCACTCGTCGCCGTCGCCATCGGCATCGTGCTCGCCGCCCTCATCCAGCAGCTGACCGGGTACTTCACCGAGACCAGCCGGCGCCCCGTCAGGGACGTCGGCAAGACCTCGCTGACCGGCCCGGCCACGGTCGTGCTCTCCGGCATCTCGCTGGGGCTCGAGTCCGCCGTCTACACGGCGCTGCTGATCGGGCTCGGCGTGTACGGGGCGTTCCTGCTCGGCGGCACGTCGATCATGCTGGCGCTGTTCGCGGTGGCGCTGGCCGGTACCGGCCTGCTCACCACGGTCGGGGTCATCGTGGCCATGGACACCTTCGGTCCCGTCTCCGACAACGCCCAGGGCATCGCCGAGATGTCCGGCGACGTCGAGGGCGCGGGCGCGCAGGTGCTCACCGACCTGGACGCGGTGGGCAACACCACCAAGGCCATCACCAAGGGCATCGCCATCGCCACCGCCGTCCTCGCGGCGTCGGCGCTCTTCGGCTCGTTCCGCGACGCGATCACCTCGGCGGCGCACGACGTCGGCGAGCGGGTCGGCTCGGGCGGGCCGCTGAGCCTGGTGATGGACATCTCGCAGCCCAACAACCTGGTCGGCCTCATCGCGGGCGCCGCCGTGGTCTTCCTCTTCTCCGGTCTCGCCATCAACGCGGTGTCCCGGTCCGCCGGGGCCGTGGTCTACGAGGTGCGGCGGCAGTTCAAGGAGAAGCCCGGGATCATGGACTTCACGGAGAAGCCCGAGTACGGGCGCGTCGTCGACATCTGCACCAAGGACGCGCTGCGTGAACTGGCGACTCCGGGACTGCTCGCCGTCCTGGCGCCGATCGCGATCGGCTTCACCCTCGGCGTCGGGGCGCTCGGTGCCTACCTCGCGGGCGCGATCGGCACGGGCACCCTCATGGCGGTGTTCCTCGCCAACTCCGGTGGTGCCTGGGACAACGCCAAGAAGCTCGTCGAGGACGGTCACCACGGCGGCAAGGGCAGCGAGGCCCATGCCGCGACGGTGATCGGCGACACCGTCGGCGACCCCTTCAAGGACACCGCGGGGCCCGCGATCAACCCCCTGCTGAAGGTGATGAACCTGGTGGCGCTGCTCATCGCGCCGGCGATCATCAAGTTCAGCTTCGGAGAGAGCGCGAGCGTCGCCGTGCGGGTGATCATCGCCGTGCTGGCGCTGGCCGTGATCGTCGGAGCCGTCTTCGTGTCCAAGCGCCGCGGGATCACGGTCGGCGGGGACGACGAGGACGGCACGGGAGGTGCCGCCGAGGGCGACAAGAAGAAGGGCGCACCGGTGGGGGAGTCGGCGGACCCGGCGGTGGTGCCGTAGCGGCGGACTCCCATCCCCGGGTTCGGAGCCGGGAATCGGGTCCGGGGCTCGGCCCAGCCCCGGACCCGGGACTCCGGCTCCGGACTCGGCCAACCGGCGGGCGGGCGGCGCGCACTTGGCGTCGCCCGCCCGCTTGTGCGCTGTCGCCCGCCCGCACACCCTCCTCCCCGCTCCCCGCTCCCCGCCTGCCCGACCGCCCGCTTGTGCGCCGGGGTAAATCCCTGGGGCGCACGCCGCCGAGCCCTGCCGGATCGGATCAGGCGCGCGAACCGCCGCGCGCAGGCGGAAACCGCGAAACCGGCGGATGCCGGACGCGCCGGATACCCCGCCCCTTCCCGCCTCCGTGAGTCATATCTCTCTGGGGCTAAAGAGCACTAAGAAGGTTAATACTCGGGCATTCGGGTCATGGGTGTCACCTCTGCGGCGTGTATGTTCCGGGGCCGGAAGCCATCGAAGGGGGCCATCCGGTGAAGAAGAAGTGTGCGTCCGTGCTGTGCGGCGGTGCGGTGTTGGTACTGGCGCTTTCGGGGTGCAAGGGCGACACGAACAAGCTCGACGCCTGGGCCAAGACGGTCTGTGACGCCGTGCAGCCGCAGGCCCAGAAGATCGGGTCGGCCAACACCGCCATCCAGCAGCAGACCTCGGACACCAGCAAGCCCTCGGACGTGCAGAAGACCGACTCCAAGGCATTCCAGGACATGTCCGACGCCTACAAGGCGCTCGCCTCCGCCGTGGATCGGGCCGGCCCGCCGCCCTCCGACGGCGGCGAGAAGAAGCAGCAGGACGCCGTCAAGGAGCTGAACACCACCTCCGCTTCCTACGCCGGTCTGAAGAAGCAGGTCGACGGCCTGGACACCGAGGACCAGGCCAAGTTCGCGGACGGCCTCACCGGCATCGCCACCCGCCTCCAGCAGCTCGGCAAGAGCGGCAATGACGCCCTGGCGAAGCTGGAGGAGGGCGACCTCGGCAAGTCGATGGGGAAGCAGCAGAGCTGCCAGAAGGCGTCCACGGCACCGTCCACCGCAGCGGGCTGAGGCACTGAGGCCGACCCCGGGGCCGGGCCATGGGGCCGACGCGCGCCGGGGTCGCCGCCCATGGACCGGCGCGCGGCGCGGAACGGACAGAGCGGAACGGACACAATGGGGCGCGTGAGTAGCACCCGCCCCCCGGGGCCGCCCCA
The nucleotide sequence above comes from Streptomyces sp. TS71-3. Encoded proteins:
- a CDS encoding sodium-translocating pyrophosphatase — its product is MAGLSTPQKFDHPSTFAAAVLTDDNRLIVVVIGIVALAALIVAGVLVRQVLAAGEGTDSMKKIAAAVQEGANAYLARQLRTLGVFATVVFFLLLLLPADDWNQRAGRSVFFLIGAAFSAATGYIGMWLAVRSNVRVAAAARKATPGEGEPEKDLTTVSHEAMKIAFRTGGVVGMFTVGLGLLGASCVVLVYAADAPKVLEGFGLGAALIAMFMRVGGGIFTKAADVGADLVGKVEQGIPEDDPRNAATIADNVGDNVGDCAGMAADLFESYAVTLVAALILGKAAFGDSGLAFPLIVPAIGVITAMLGIFAVAPRRSDRSGMSAINRGFFISAVISLVLVAVAVFTYLPSSYADLNGVTDAAIQGKSGDPRVLALVAVAIGIVLAALIQQLTGYFTETSRRPVRDVGKTSLTGPATVVLSGISLGLESAVYTALLIGLGVYGAFLLGGTSIMLALFAVALAGTGLLTTVGVIVAMDTFGPVSDNAQGIAEMSGDVEGAGAQVLTDLDAVGNTTKAITKGIAIATAVLAASALFGSFRDAITSAAHDVGERVGSGGPLSLVMDISQPNNLVGLIAGAAVVFLFSGLAINAVSRSAGAVVYEVRRQFKEKPGIMDFTEKPEYGRVVDICTKDALRELATPGLLAVLAPIAIGFTLGVGALGAYLAGAIGTGTLMAVFLANSGGAWDNAKKLVEDGHHGGKGSEAHAATVIGDTVGDPFKDTAGPAINPLLKVMNLVALLIAPAIIKFSFGESASVAVRVIIAVLALAVIVGAVFVSKRRGITVGGDDEDGTGGAAEGDKKKGAPVGESADPAVVP
- a CDS encoding small secreted protein, whose product is MEGGHPVKKKCASVLCGGAVLVLALSGCKGDTNKLDAWAKTVCDAVQPQAQKIGSANTAIQQQTSDTSKPSDVQKTDSKAFQDMSDAYKALASAVDRAGPPPSDGGEKKQQDAVKELNTTSASYAGLKKQVDGLDTEDQAKFADGLTGIATRLQQLGKSGNDALAKLEEGDLGKSMGKQQSCQKASTAPSTAAG